In one Melopsittacus undulatus isolate bMelUnd1 chromosome 4, bMelUnd1.mat.Z, whole genome shotgun sequence genomic region, the following are encoded:
- the CORO1B gene encoding coronin-1B, which translates to MAMSFRKVVRQSKFRHVFGQPVKTEQCYDDIRVSRVTWDSTFCAVNPSFVAIIVEASGGGAFLVLPLHKTGRIDKSYPTVCGHTGPVLDFDWCPHNDHVIASGSEDCTVMVWQIPENGLSQALTEPVVVLEGHSKRVGIIAWHPTARNVLLSAGCDNVVLIWNVGTAEELYRLDGLHPDLIYSVSWSRDGSRFCTACKDKSVRVIDPRRGTVVAEKERAHEGARPMRAIFLADGKIFTTGFSRMSERQLALWDLDNLDEPMGLQELDSSNGALLPFYDPDTNVVYVCGKGDSSIRYFEITEEPPYIHFLNTFTSKEPQRGMGWMPKRGLDVSKCEIARFYKLHERKCEPIIMTVPRKSDLFQDDLYPDTAGPEPAMEAEEWVSGQTAGPVLVSLRQAYVPSKQRDLKVNRRSLGPEGRAPGTTGTTGTTGTTGTGRTTPPPTLPPTNTARLSAPPALGTGTAATPGLQEVLQEVRALRALVAEQGQRLSRLEEQLSRLENGHV; encoded by the exons ATGG CCATGTCCTTCCGGAAGGTGGTTCGGCAGAGCAAGTTCCGGCACGTGTTCGGGCAGCCGGTGAAGACGGAGCAGTGCTATGATGACATCCGTGTGTCCCGGGTCACCTGGGACAGCACCTTCTGTGCTGTCAACCCTTCCTTTGTGGCCATCATCGTGGAGGCCAGTGGTGGTGGTGCCTTCCTTGTCCTGCCCCTGCAcaag ACCGGCCGCATCGACAAGTCCTACCCCACCGTGTGCGGGCACACGGGCCCCGTGCTGGACTTCGATTGGTGTCCCCACAACGACCACGTCATTGCCAGCGGCTCCGAGGACTGCACCGTCATG GTCTGGCAGATCCCGGAGAACGGGCTGAGCCAGGCGCTGACGGAGCCGGTGGTGGTGCTCGAGGGGCACTCCAAGCGTGTGGGCATCATCGCCTGGCACCCCACTGCCCGCAACgtgctgctcagtgctg GCTGTGACAACGTGGTGCTGATCTGGAACGTGGGCACGGCAGAGGAGCTGTACCGCCTGGACGGGCTACACCCAGACCTCATCTACAGCGTGAGCTGGAGCCGCGACGGCTCCCGCTTCTGCACCGCGTGCAAGGACAAGAGCGTGCGGGTCATCGACCCTCGCCGCGGCACCGTGGTGGCC GAGAAGGAGAGGGCGCACGAGGGGGCTCGCCCCATGCGGGCCATCTTCTTGGCCGATGGCAAGATCTTCACCACCGGCTTCAGCCGCATGAGCGAGCGGCAGCTGGCACTGTGGGACCTG GACAACCTGGACGAGcccatggggctgcaggagctggactCCAGCAATGGGGCTCTGCTGCCGTTCTATGACCCCGATACCAACGTGGTTTATGTGTGCGGGAAG GGGGATTCCAGCATCCGGTACTTCGAGATCACGGAGGAGCCCCCATACATCCACTTCCTCAACACCTTCACCAGTAAGGAGCCGCAGAGGGGCATGGGCTGGATGCCCAAGCGCGGGCTGGACGTCAGCAAGTGCGAGATCGCCAG GTTCTACAAGCTCCATGAGCGCAAGTGTGAGCCCATCATCATGACGGTGCCGAGGAAG TCGGATCTGTTCCAGGATGACCTGTACCCGGACACCGCCGGCCCCGAGCCTGCCATGGAGGCAGAGGAGTGGGTGTCCGGGCAGACAGCGGGGCCGGTGCTGGTGTCCCTGCGCCAGGCCTATGTACCCAGCAAGCAGCGGGACCTCAAGGTGAACCGGCGCAGCCTGGGCCCCGAGGGACGGGCACCGGGTACCACCGGTACCACCGGCACCACCGGTACCACCGGCACCGGCAggaccacccccccccccacgctGCCCCCCACCAACACCGCCCGCCTCAGCGCACCCCCGGCACTGGGCACCGGCACTGCGGCCACACCG GGcctgcaggaggtgctgcaggaggtgcGGGCGCTGCGGGCGCTGGTGGCCGAGCAGGGCCAGCGCCTGTCCCGCCTGGAGGAGCAGCTCAGCCGCCTCGAGAACGGGCACGTCTGA
- the PTPRCAP gene encoding protein tyrosine phosphatase receptor type C-associated protein, which yields MPHPSVPAPFPDPAPCPQEPEGSGRDRAVGALLGLLLCLAVGLALAWHHLCRLSGGRYHPSPMGRRAMQRLRERWRRLRREEEEEEEGDKEEVRRERRTEPEPEEEVEEEEAEAAVGAGESPPSVGQAAGGSAEALLSEIHAFSGTAAWGEPQPSGTAL from the coding sequence atGCCCCATCCCTCGGTACCGGCTCCGTTCCCTGACCCCGCTCCGTGCCCGCAGGAGCCGGAGGGCAGCGGCAGGGACCGGGCAGTGGGAGCGCTGCTGGGGCTCCTGCTGTGCCTCGCCGTGGGGCTGGCCCTGGCCTGGCACCACCTCTGCCGGCTCTCGGGGGGCCGCTACCACCCCAGCCCTATGGGGCGGAGGGCGATGCAGCGGCTGCGGGAGCGGTGGCGGCGGCTGCGgcgtgaggaggaggaggaggaggaaggggacaaGGAGGAGGTGCGGAGGGAGCGGAGAACGGAGCCGgagccagaggaggaggtggaggaggaagaggccGAAGCAGCCGTGGGAGCCGGGGAGagccccccaagtgtggggcaGGCGGCGGGGGGCAGCGCTGAGGCTCTGCTCAGTGAGATCCATGCGTTCTCGGGGACGGCGGCGTGGGGGGAGCCGCAGCCCAGCGGCACTGCTCTGTGA
- the RPS6KB2 gene encoding ribosomal protein S6 kinase beta-2 isoform X1, which produces MGPLPATLLQTPCLPWVLPAMGALHAMPPTLSWAPCLGSLPPVGAACCGCCLQWVPFPPLTMGSLPQEMELEPRGNGLEPVGHYEEIEISESSVNNGPEHIGPHCFELLRVLGKGGYGKVFQVRKVQGTNTGKIFAMKVLKKAKIACNAKDTAHTRAERNILEAVKHPFIVDLIYAFQTGGKLYLILECLSGGELFMQLEREGIFLEDTACFYLSEITLALGHLHSHGIIYRDLKPENIMLNSQGHIKLTDFGLCKESIHDGAVTHTFCGTIEYMAPEILVRSGHNRAVDWWSLGALMYDMLTGSPPFTAENRKKTIDKILKGKLVLPPYLTPDARDLLKKFLKRNPNQRVGGGPGDAADVQKQPFFRHINWDDLLARRLDPPFKPCLQSEEDVSQFDTRFTRQTPVDSPDDAAISESANQAFLGFTYVAPSVLESIKEGFSFQPKVRSPRRLNSSPRTPVSPVKFSPFDAFKPAPQGEPMELGPSLPPPPEGTAPLPIKPSGGTKKQKGGRGRVPR; this is translated from the exons ATGGGTCCCCTGCCTGCTACCCTGCTGCAGACACCCTGCCTGCCATGGGTGCTGCCTGCCATGGGTGCCCTGCATGCCATGCCTCCCACACTGTCATGGGCACCCTGCCTTGGGTCCCTGCCTCCCGTGGGTGCTgcctgctgtgggtgctgcctgcaATGGGTCCCCTTCCCACCACTGACCATGGGTTCCCTCCCGCAGGAGATGGAGCTGGAGCCCCGGGGAAACGGCCTGGA ACCAGTGGGTCACTATGAGGAGATCGAGATCTCGGAGAGCAGCGTCAACAACGGCCCCGAGCACATCGGGCCCCACTGCTTCGAGCTGCTCCGTGTGCTGGGCAAGGGCGGCTACGGCAAG gTATTCCAGGTCCGCAAAGTGCAGGGCACCAACACAGGGAAGATCTTCGCCATGAAGGTCCTGAAGAAG GCCAAGATCGCCTGCAACGCCAAGGACACGGCACACACCAGAGCCGAGAGGAACATCCTGGAGGCCGTCAAGCATCCCTTCATCGTGGACCTCATCTATGCCTTCCAGACGGGCGGCAAGCTCTACCTCATCCTGGAGTGCCTCAGTG GTGGAGAGCTCTTCATGCAGCTGGAGCGTGAGGGGATCTTCCTGGAGGACACTGCTTg TTTCTACCTGAGTGAGATCACGCTGGCACTGGGTCACTTGCACTCCCATGGCATCATCTACCGTGACCTCAAGCCGGAGAACATCATGCTCAACAGCCAAG gcCACATCAAGCTGACGGACTTCGGGCTGTGCAAGGAGTCCATCCACGATGGGGCTGTCACCCACACCTTCTGCGGCACCATTGAGTACAT GGCCCCCGAGATACTGGTGCGCAGTGGGCACAACCGGGCTGTGGACTGGTGGAGCCTGGGTGCCTTGATGTACGACATGCTCACAGGATCG CCACCCTTCACCGCTGAGAACCGCAAGAAGACCATAGATAAGATCCTCAAGGGCAAGCTGGTGCTGCCGCCCTACCTGACCCCCGATGCACGGGACCTCCTCAAGAAG ttCCTCAAGAGGAACCCCAACCAGCGGGTTGGGGGGGGCCCTGGCGATGCGGCCGATGTGCAG AAGCAGCCCTTCTTCCGCCACATCAACTGGGATGACCTGCTGGCGCGCAGGCTGGACCCCCCCTTCAAACCCTGCCTG CAATCAGAGGAGGACGTGAGCCAGTTCGACACCCGCTTCACGCGCCAGACGCCCGTCGACAGCCCCGACGATGCTGCCATCAGTGAGAGTGCCAACCAGGCCTTCCTG GGCTTCACCTACGTGGCCCCCTCGGTGCTGGAGAGCATCAAGGAGGGGTTCTCCTTCCAGCCCAAGGTGCGCTCCCCACGGCGCCTCAACAGCAGCCCCCGGACCCCCGTCAG CCCTGTGAAGTTCTCCCCCTTCGATGCCTTCAAGCCGGCCCCACAGGGGGAGCCCATGGAGCTGGGGCCCagcctgccccccccccccgagggcacagccccactgcccatCAAACCCTCGGGGGGCACCAAGAAGCAGAAGGGGGGGCGCGGCCGAGTGCCCAGGtag
- the RPS6KB2 gene encoding ribosomal protein S6 kinase beta-2 isoform X2, with product MAGVFDIDLETEEGSDGDETEMGAEMELEPRGNGLEPVGHYEEIEISESSVNNGPEHIGPHCFELLRVLGKGGYGKVFQVRKVQGTNTGKIFAMKVLKKAKIACNAKDTAHTRAERNILEAVKHPFIVDLIYAFQTGGKLYLILECLSGGELFMQLEREGIFLEDTACFYLSEITLALGHLHSHGIIYRDLKPENIMLNSQGHIKLTDFGLCKESIHDGAVTHTFCGTIEYMAPEILVRSGHNRAVDWWSLGALMYDMLTGSPPFTAENRKKTIDKILKGKLVLPPYLTPDARDLLKKFLKRNPNQRVGGGPGDAADVQKQPFFRHINWDDLLARRLDPPFKPCLQSEEDVSQFDTRFTRQTPVDSPDDAAISESANQAFLGFTYVAPSVLESIKEGFSFQPKVRSPRRLNSSPRTPVSPVKFSPFDAFKPAPQGEPMELGPSLPPPPEGTAPLPIKPSGGTKKQKGGRGRVPR from the exons ATGGCGGGGGTGTTCGACATCGACCTGGAGACCGAGGAGGGCAGCGACGGAGACGAGACCGAGATGGGCGCC GAGATGGAGCTGGAGCCCCGGGGAAACGGCCTGGA ACCAGTGGGTCACTATGAGGAGATCGAGATCTCGGAGAGCAGCGTCAACAACGGCCCCGAGCACATCGGGCCCCACTGCTTCGAGCTGCTCCGTGTGCTGGGCAAGGGCGGCTACGGCAAG gTATTCCAGGTCCGCAAAGTGCAGGGCACCAACACAGGGAAGATCTTCGCCATGAAGGTCCTGAAGAAG GCCAAGATCGCCTGCAACGCCAAGGACACGGCACACACCAGAGCCGAGAGGAACATCCTGGAGGCCGTCAAGCATCCCTTCATCGTGGACCTCATCTATGCCTTCCAGACGGGCGGCAAGCTCTACCTCATCCTGGAGTGCCTCAGTG GTGGAGAGCTCTTCATGCAGCTGGAGCGTGAGGGGATCTTCCTGGAGGACACTGCTTg TTTCTACCTGAGTGAGATCACGCTGGCACTGGGTCACTTGCACTCCCATGGCATCATCTACCGTGACCTCAAGCCGGAGAACATCATGCTCAACAGCCAAG gcCACATCAAGCTGACGGACTTCGGGCTGTGCAAGGAGTCCATCCACGATGGGGCTGTCACCCACACCTTCTGCGGCACCATTGAGTACAT GGCCCCCGAGATACTGGTGCGCAGTGGGCACAACCGGGCTGTGGACTGGTGGAGCCTGGGTGCCTTGATGTACGACATGCTCACAGGATCG CCACCCTTCACCGCTGAGAACCGCAAGAAGACCATAGATAAGATCCTCAAGGGCAAGCTGGTGCTGCCGCCCTACCTGACCCCCGATGCACGGGACCTCCTCAAGAAG ttCCTCAAGAGGAACCCCAACCAGCGGGTTGGGGGGGGCCCTGGCGATGCGGCCGATGTGCAG AAGCAGCCCTTCTTCCGCCACATCAACTGGGATGACCTGCTGGCGCGCAGGCTGGACCCCCCCTTCAAACCCTGCCTG CAATCAGAGGAGGACGTGAGCCAGTTCGACACCCGCTTCACGCGCCAGACGCCCGTCGACAGCCCCGACGATGCTGCCATCAGTGAGAGTGCCAACCAGGCCTTCCTG GGCTTCACCTACGTGGCCCCCTCGGTGCTGGAGAGCATCAAGGAGGGGTTCTCCTTCCAGCCCAAGGTGCGCTCCCCACGGCGCCTCAACAGCAGCCCCCGGACCCCCGTCAG CCCTGTGAAGTTCTCCCCCTTCGATGCCTTCAAGCCGGCCCCACAGGGGGAGCCCATGGAGCTGGGGCCCagcctgccccccccccccgagggcacagccccactgcccatCAAACCCTCGGGGGGCACCAAGAAGCAGAAGGGGGGGCGCGGCCGAGTGCCCAGGtag
- the CARNS1 gene encoding LOW QUALITY PROTEIN: carnosine synthase 1 (The sequence of the model RefSeq protein was modified relative to this genomic sequence to represent the inferred CDS: deleted 1 base in 1 codon), with product MTVCILGCPSTFLPVLVEGGNRCPGSMVLCLSPSWVRRVPSTSSPGASSLLLSRGVSFSTGGRSSLGSFTPPRRAHYVLGACGGGGPEGRWVPELTRDLDCPTGGSEPLRRRLDDPVWGRWVLAAGAGLPVPPCVAFVGGGLGGEGPEGLRAPGVRLVRRRGRQEEQEAAVREELREFLGGADMERYREVAVRAAGWRWRGSGARSAHPKAEGAAVARAVGARLRALRDDDSVLVEALVPSARVPAPPPRSPAPRLPLAMRICTLVCRSWGDRPRLCQVCCSMGRAEAPVHHGAVLPQALDSSLELWGVAAPAQRQALATRLRAAAEAAMAAVLATEAELSPEQRGGARAHTDIMGVDFLLACVDDTLELVALSTNSQRCLETCLLAEAMGRAVGQPHGDTARLLAEAMLHRAQRHVVEGKDILLIGAGGISKSFVWDAAREYGLKIHLVESDPEHFAAGLVETFLPYDSREHRRDEEHAERVTELLRSRGLQPHACLSYWDDCVVLAALVCERLGLRCSPAAAVRVAKHKSRTHQHLQRCRRGRPAPAAFAVPCYRLQSHGDVERAAAAVPFPAVAKLEFGAGGVGVKLVETPEQCHEHAARLWRDLRDDADHPGIGLGWGNAMLLMEYVPGTEHDVDLVVFDGRLMGAWVSDNGPTRLPAFLETAACLPSCLPPDRQAQLVRAALHCCLACGLRDGVFNVELKLGPAGPRLLEINPRMGGFYLRDWIQEVYGADLLLAAVLVALGLPPVLPARPEPRTHLAGVMCLGSEHGAVLGAGGGLRVLQDLQGRGLVRLNRLFEETAADGEYEEPWLSVACAADTRAEACLRLLGLCQALGIDSPRYPVEHFLSHFK from the exons ATGACCGTTTGCATCCTGGGCTGCCCCAGCACCTTCCTGCCCGTCCTGGTGGAGGGAGGCAACCGCTGCCCAG GCTCCATGGTTCTCTGCCTCTCCCCGTCCTGGGTCCGCAGGGtcccctccacctcctccccGGGGGcctcatccctgctgctgtcccGGGGGGTCTCATTCAGCACCGGGGGCCGCAGCTCCCTGGGCTCCTTCACCCCCCCCCGCAGGGCCCATTACGTACTGGGGGcgtgcggggggggggggccc gaGGGACGCTGGGTCCCGGAGCTCACCCGGGACCTCGACTGCCCCACGGGGGGCTCGGAGCCCCTGCGCCGCCGCCTGGACGACCCCGTGTGGGGCCGCTGGGTGCTGGCGGCGGGGGCGGGGCTGCCCGTGCCCCCCTGCGTGGCCTTCGTGGGGGGGGGGCTCGGAGGGGAGGGGCCCGAGGGGCTGCGGGCACCCGGGGTGAGGCTGGTGCGGAGGCGAGGCcggcaggaggagcaggaggcgGCGGTGAGGGAGGAGCTGCGGGAGTTCCTGGGGGGGGCGGACATGGAGAGGTACCGGGAG GTCGCGGTGCGCGCCGCGGGTTGGCGCTGGCGCGGCTCCGGTGCCCGCAGCGCGCACCCGAAGGCGGAGGGGGCGGCGGTGGCGCGCGCGGTGGGCGCGCGGCTGCGGGCGCTGCGGGATGACGACAGCGTCCTCGTGGAGGCGCTCGTGCCCTCCGCGCGCGTGCCCGCGCCCCCCCCAC GCAGCCcagccccacggctgccccTGGCCATGCGCATCTGCACCCTGGTCTGCAGGTCCTGGGGGGACCGACCCCGGCTCTGCCAG GTGTGCTGCTCCATGGGGCGCGCCGAGGCCCCGGTGCATCACGGTGCGGTGCTGCCACAGGCGCTGGACTCCAgcctggagctctggggggtgGCAGCCCCTGCTCAGCGCCAGGCCCTGGCCACGCGCCTGCGGGCGGCTGCCGAGGCTGCCATGGCTGCGGTCCTGGCCACCGAGGCCGAGCTGAGCCCTGAGCAGCGCGGTGGTGCCCGTGCCCACACCGACATCATGG GTGTGGACTTCTTGCTGGCGTGCGTGGATGACACCTTGGAGCTGGTGGCCCTGTCCACCAACAGCCAGCGGTGCCTGGAGACCTGCCTGCTGGCCGAGGCTATGGGGCgcgctgtggggcagccccacggGGACACGGCGCGGCTGCTGGCTGAGGCCATGCTGCACCGGGCGCAGCGGCACGTCGTTGAGGGCAAGGACATCCTGCTCATCGGAGCTGGTGGCATCAGCAAGAGCTTCGTCTGGGATGCAGCTCGCGAGTATGGATTGAAG ATCCACTTGGTGGAGTCGGACCCGGAGCACTTCGCGGCAGGGCTGGTGGAGACCTTCCTGCCCTACGACAGCCGAGAGCACCGACGGGACGAGGAGCACGCGGAGCGGGTGACGGAGCTGCTGCGCTCCCGGGGCCTGCAGCCCCACGCCTGCCTCTCCTATTGGGATGACTGTGTGGTGCTGGCGGCCCTGGTGTGCGAGCGCTTGGGGCTGCGCTGCAGCCCGGCCGCCGCCGTCCGTGTGGCCAAGCACAAGAGCCGCACGCACCAGCACCTGCAGCGCTGCCGTCGGGgccgcccggccccggccgccttCGCCGTGCCCTGTTACCGGCTGCAGAGCCACGGGGACGTggagcgggcggcggcggccgtGCCCTTCCCGGCCGTGGCCAAGCTGGAGTTCGGGGCCGGGGGTGTCGGGGTGAAGCTGGTGGAGACCCCCGAGCAGTGCCACGAACACGCGGCCCGGCTGTGGCGAGACCTGCGGGACGATGCCGACCACCCTGGCATCGGTTTGGGCTGGGGGAACGCGATGCTGCTCATGGAGTACGTGCCCGGCACGGAGCATGACGTGGATCTGGTGGTGTTCGACGGGCGCTTGATGGGCGCTTGGGTGTCCGACAACGGCCCCACGCGTCTGCCTGCCTTCCTGGAGACCGCTGCCTGCCTGCCGTCCTGCCTGCCCCCGGACCGGCAGGCGCAGCTGGTGCGGGCAGCGCTGCACTGCTGCCTGGCCTGCGGGCTCCGCGATGGGGTCTTCAACGTGGAGCTCAAACTGGGGCCGGCCGGGCCCCGCTTGCTGGAGATCAACCCCCGCATGGGGGGGTTCTACCTCCGGGACTGGATCCAGGAGGTCTACGGAGCCGACCTGCTCCTTGCGGCCGTGCTGGTGGCGCTGGGGCTGCCGCCGGTGCTGCCCGCTCGCCCCGAGCCCCGCACGCACCTGGCCGGGGTGATGTGCTTGGGCTCGGAGCACGGAGCCGTGttgggggccgggggggggctgCGGGTGCTGCAGGACCTGCAGGGCCGGGGGCTCGTCCGCCTCAACCGGCTGTTCGAGGAGACGGCGGCCGACGGCGAGTACGAGGAGCCCTGGTTGAGTGTGGCGTGTGCCGCAGACACCAGAGCCGAGGCTTGCCTGCGCCTGCTGGGGCTCTGCCAGGCGCTGGGCATCGACTCCCCCCGGTACCCGGTGGAGCATTTCCTGTCGCACTTCAAATAG
- the PPP1CA gene encoding serine/threonine-protein phosphatase PP1-alpha catalytic subunit produces MADTEKLNLDSIISRLLEVQGSRPGKNVQLTENEIRGLCLKSREIFLSQPILLELEAPLKICGDIHGQYYDLLRLFEYGGFPPESNYLFLGDYVDRGKQSLETICLLLAYKIKYPENFFLLRGNHECASINRIYGFYDECKRRYNIKLWKTFTDCFNCLPIAAIVDEKIFCCHGGLSPDLQSMEQIRRIMRPTDVPDQGLLCDLLWSDPDKDVQGWGENDRGVSFTFGAEVVAKFLHKHDLDLICRAHQVVEDGYEFFAKRQLVTLFSAPNYCGEFDNAGAMMSVDETLMCSFQILKPADKNKGKYGQFSGLNPAGRPVTPPRNSAKAKK; encoded by the exons ATGGCGGACACCGAGAAGCTCAACCTGGACTCCATCATCAGCCGCCTCCTGGAGG TGCAGGGCTCGCGGCCGGGCAAGAACGTGCAGCTGACGGAGAACGAGATCCGAGGCCTGTGCCTCAAATCCCGGGAGATCTTCCTGAGCCAGCCcatcctgctggagctggaggcgCCGCTCAAGATCTGCG GTGACATCCACGGGCAGTACTACGACCTCCTGCGGCTCTTTGAGTACGGGGGCTTCCCCCCCGAGAGCAATTACCTGTTCCTGGGGGACTACGTGGACCGGGGCAAGCAGTCACTGGAGACCATCTGCCTGTTGCTGGCCTACAAGATCAAGTACCCCGAGAACTTCTTCCTGCTGCGCGGCAACCACGAGTGCGCCAGCATCAACCGCATCTACGGCTTCTATGATGAGT GCAAGCGGCGATACAACATCAAGCTCTGGAAGACCTTCACTGACTGCTTCAACTGCCTGCCCATCGCTGCTATTGTGGACGAGAAGATCTTCTGCTGCCATGGAG GGCTGTCTCCCGACCTGCAGTCCATGGAGCAGATCCGGCGGATCATGCGCCCCACGGATGTCCCGGATCAGGGGCTGCTCTGTGACCTGCTCTGGTCCGACCCCGACAAGGACGTGCAGGGTTGGGGTGAGAACGACCGCGGTGTCTCCTTCACCTTTGGGGCCGAGGTGGTGGCCAAGTTCCTGCACAAGCACGACCTGGACCTCATCTGCCGGGCGCACCAG GTAGTGGAGGACGGGTACGAGTTCTTCGCCAAGCGCCAGCTCGTCACCCTCTTCTCTGCACCCAACTACTGTGGGGAGTTCGACAACGCAGGGGCCATGATGAGCGTGGATGAGACCCTCATGTGCTCATTTCAG aTCCTGAAGCCAGCGGACAAGAACAAGGGCAAATACGGGCAGTTCAGTGGGCTGAACCCCGCCGGCcgccccgtcacccccccccgcAACTCTGCCAAAGCCAAGAAATGA